A genomic segment from Candidatus Brocadia sinica JPN1 encodes:
- a CDS encoding cupin domain-containing protein: protein MSYIKPFICLSVSLLVLISTGCTTVKHYPGNFVESLQHPTKFPVVFSADVQNIEEIANKNPLGENEDVKITDVGENKNSSMHLIQIRENGELRPHYHKRHDEVIYVKKGSGIATLNGTRYLIKPGSILQIPGKTIHKFLNTGGEQFVAVSIISPPFDGRDEKAIKEKKKAGRSVKEEKRLAAKKPEKTEEKRAVSDTKKSAEEIETPVVKADKVAVKKPNRPVREEWNYDDEKSSFSSGKASPQKEKKKQENRVDVTEPETNIEDVHEKLTKLVELREEGTISAEEYEEKKDALVEGRDIGDLPELKGHTKRKMPVEDESVLEQAEGRVPVNRDISDKNKDTMPDTPDVFDESKPAGHDVASEEKESLEDKLKTLEEMRQEGLITEEDYAGKKKELMGISGREESRAMVTGTTHSDERIQELKELYEQELITEEDYKYKLKELTEAQNSLQETPGDEEQTVSLPSNNTNEDERISELKALYDEGLITKDDYEYKLKELTGTKAQNSSPGVFSGKEIENEKLSELNELKEQGLISEEDYEFKKTQLLGN, encoded by the coding sequence ATGAGTTATATTAAACCATTTATTTGCCTTTCGGTTTCTCTTCTGGTGTTGATATCTACTGGTTGTACAACGGTAAAACATTATCCCGGCAATTTTGTAGAGTCCCTCCAGCATCCCACCAAATTTCCTGTGGTCTTCTCCGCCGATGTCCAAAACATTGAAGAGATTGCAAACAAAAATCCACTTGGTGAAAACGAAGATGTGAAGATTACCGATGTGGGTGAGAATAAGAATTCAAGTATGCATCTCATCCAGATCCGTGAGAATGGAGAACTGCGTCCCCATTACCACAAACGGCATGATGAAGTCATCTACGTTAAAAAGGGGAGTGGAATCGCTACCCTTAATGGTACACGATATCTGATAAAACCGGGATCTATCCTGCAAATTCCCGGTAAAACGATACATAAATTCCTTAATACCGGCGGTGAGCAATTTGTGGCTGTTTCTATTATCTCTCCGCCATTTGACGGAAGAGATGAAAAGGCCATCAAGGAAAAGAAGAAGGCTGGCAGGAGTGTAAAAGAAGAAAAAAGACTTGCCGCAAAAAAACCCGAAAAGACCGAAGAAAAAAGAGCTGTTTCGGATACAAAAAAAAGCGCAGAAGAAATCGAAACACCTGTGGTTAAAGCAGATAAAGTTGCAGTAAAAAAGCCGAATAGACCTGTCCGTGAAGAATGGAATTATGATGACGAAAAGTCGTCTTTTTCCTCCGGAAAGGCATCTCCGCAAAAAGAAAAAAAGAAACAGGAAAATAGAGTGGACGTCACAGAACCCGAAACAAACATTGAAGATGTACATGAAAAACTCACGAAATTAGTGGAACTCAGGGAGGAAGGGACCATCTCTGCTGAAGAATATGAGGAAAAAAAGGATGCGCTTGTGGAAGGTCGGGATATTGGCGACCTTCCGGAATTAAAAGGTCACACAAAAAGGAAAATGCCGGTGGAAGATGAATCTGTTTTGGAACAGGCAGAAGGACGTGTTCCTGTAAACCGTGATATCTCTGATAAAAATAAAGATACGATGCCGGACACACCGGATGTGTTTGATGAAAGCAAACCAGCAGGGCATGATGTTGCATCAGAAGAAAAAGAATCTTTGGAGGATAAACTAAAAACCCTGGAAGAAATGCGGCAAGAAGGTTTAATTACGGAAGAAGATTATGCGGGCAAGAAAAAGGAACTCATGGGTATATCCGGAAGAGAAGAAAGTAGAGCAATGGTAACAGGAACCACACATAGCGATGAACGTATCCAGGAGCTTAAGGAATTATACGAACAGGAACTCATTACAGAAGAAGACTATAAATATAAGTTGAAGGAACTAACCGAAGCGCAGAACTCACTTCAAGAAACTCCCGGAGATGAAGAGCAGACGGTTTCTCTGCCATCCAACAATACCAACGAAGACGAACGAATCAGTGAACTGAAAGCGCTCTACGATGAGGGGCTTATTACAAAAGACGATTATGAATATAAACTCAAGGAACTGACTGGAACAAAGGCACAAAATTCTTCTCCAGGTGTTTTTTCCGGAAAAGAAATTGAAAATGAAAAGTTATCAGAGCTCAATGAATTAAAAGAACAGGGTCTTATTTCCGAAGAGGACTACGAGTTTAAGAAGACACAATTGTTGGGCAATTAA
- a CDS encoding ammonium transporter, whose translation MAMKRFLKLYVVLCIGLLCIPLLWVPKVSGGTAALESEGKNQSIDHALPAMYDIQNDWHAWSSIDHGSNVVSESHKILLASNSVESHTPAKIESVPSKVEHTGEITSAMEDFLELTKYGKAIHVMAMLMVGFGFLMVFVKRYGYGAVTATYIAVSIVIPYYMFLKKMDIFGEPAELTMDRLILAEFCAASILIATGAFLGRLKMSQYIIMALVFVPSYMLNEWIMLENGMGLIPKGQLIDTGGSIVIHQFGAYFGLGVIVRMTTSEDFNKKIESDKISNQFSMLGSMVLWIFWPSFCSAPAEISKMPLAAVNTVLALCGATVSTYLTSTMIRKKIGIEDMANAALAGGVAIGSSCAHTTPKASLILGFVAGILSVIGFALIQPRLQRAIKGIDTCGVHNLHGMPGMLGGLAAIFIAQNVVPGLQIKGVFITFIIAWITGLAAGTIVSLFGYRKQSYEDAVEFIIEEEHH comes from the coding sequence ATGGCAATGAAAAGGTTTTTAAAGTTGTACGTTGTTTTATGTATCGGTCTTTTATGCATTCCCTTGCTATGGGTACCAAAAGTATCCGGCGGGACTGCAGCTTTAGAAAGTGAAGGAAAAAATCAATCGATAGATCATGCATTGCCCGCAATGTATGACATCCAGAACGATTGGCACGCATGGTCTTCAATAGATCATGGTTCCAATGTGGTTTCTGAAAGCCATAAAATTCTCCTTGCCAGTAACAGCGTGGAATCTCATACACCGGCAAAAATTGAGTCAGTTCCTTCCAAGGTTGAACATACCGGGGAGATCACATCCGCAATGGAGGATTTTCTCGAGTTAACGAAATATGGCAAGGCCATCCATGTTATGGCAATGTTGATGGTCGGTTTCGGATTTTTAATGGTCTTTGTAAAAAGATACGGTTATGGCGCCGTTACTGCTACCTATATTGCAGTAAGCATTGTCATTCCTTATTATATGTTTCTTAAGAAAATGGACATATTTGGAGAACCTGCTGAATTAACAATGGATCGGTTGATCCTTGCCGAGTTTTGCGCGGCAAGTATACTCATTGCCACCGGGGCATTCCTGGGCAGGTTGAAGATGTCCCAATATATTATTATGGCATTGGTATTTGTTCCATCCTATATGCTGAATGAATGGATTATGTTAGAAAACGGTATGGGTCTTATCCCAAAAGGTCAGTTGATAGATACGGGCGGCTCTATCGTTATTCACCAATTTGGCGCCTATTTTGGATTAGGCGTGATTGTCAGGATGACCACGAGCGAGGATTTTAACAAGAAGATCGAATCTGATAAGATCAGTAATCAATTTTCGATGCTGGGGAGTATGGTCTTATGGATCTTCTGGCCATCCTTTTGTTCGGCACCGGCAGAAATATCAAAGATGCCTCTTGCCGCAGTCAACACCGTTCTTGCTCTTTGCGGCGCAACTGTGTCCACGTATCTGACAAGTACAATGATTCGAAAAAAAATTGGTATTGAAGATATGGCCAATGCAGCCCTGGCGGGGGGCGTGGCTATCGGTTCTTCCTGTGCTCACACCACGCCAAAGGCCTCACTGATATTGGGTTTCGTCGCCGGTATTTTGAGTGTCATTGGCTTTGCTCTCATTCAACCACGCCTTCAGAGGGCAATAAAAGGAATTGATACTTGCGGTGTCCACAATCTCCATGGAATGCCTGGCATGTTAGGTGGTTTGGCAGCTATCTTTATAGCACAAAATGTTGTGCCGGGATTGCAAATTAAGGGTGTGTTTATTACCTTCATTATTGCGTGGATCACAGGACTCGCTGCGGGAACAATTGTATCACTGTTCGGTTATCGGAAACAGTCTTATGAGGATGCAGTGGAATTTATCATTGAAGAGGAGCATCACTAA
- a CDS encoding TMEM165/GDT1 family protein translates to MDWKIVVSVFVTIFLAELGDKTQLASILMTSKTNKPVLVFIGTMLAFAVVTIIGVSVGGVITKFLPISFIKVGAAIAFIIIGILILVGKI, encoded by the coding sequence ATGGATTGGAAGATTGTCGTGAGCGTATTCGTCACTATCTTTTTAGCAGAGCTAGGGGATAAGACACAGCTGGCATCTATCCTTATGACCAGTAAGACAAATAAACCCGTACTGGTTTTTATTGGTACTATGCTTGCATTTGCCGTAGTTACCATTATTGGTGTTTCCGTAGGGGGGGTGATAACAAAATTTTTGCCTATCAGTTTCATTAAGGTGGGGGCTGCTATTGCTTTTATTATTATCGGAATCCTTATT